The DNA sequence TCAGTAAAGCCGAGGAGCAGGAAGCCGCCATCAGGAAACTAGAAGAAGCTGAAAGCCTGGCCCGAAAAAACCTGACGGAGGCTGAAAAGCTGGAGGCAGCCGTGGCGAATGACAGGAAGGCGGCCGAGAAAGCTCTGGCCGAGGTAAAGGACGGCGTGGTGAAACTGCGGGCTGATTTTACCGCACGCCGGCAGGCCGTTGCCGCCAGACTTCTGCCGCTTGGCATTACGGAAATTCCCGAGACGAATATTGCATCACTGCTCGAAACCCTTAAGTCGCGGCAGAAAGCGTGGCAGACCCAGGTCAAGAAGAAGGCGGACATTGAGAAACAGATTGCCGCTATCGACAGCGAGGTGAAGCGGCTTTCCGCGGTGATCGAAACCCAAAACACCGCCCTGACCGAAAAGCAGGAACGCCTTAAGACCCTGAAAATGGAGCTCGCCACCGCAAGGGATGAGCGTAAAGCCCTGTACGGCGACAAGCATCCCGACGCTGAGGAGCGCCGTTTGAACCAGGCGGTATCAAGCACCGAAGCCGCCGAAAAGCAGGCCCGAGAACGACATAATGGGCTTCAGCAAAAATGGAATACCGCGAAGGCCCAGGTCGAATCTCTGAAAAAACGCATCGCGGGGCGGGAGCCTGGACTAATGCGGTTGGAAACTGAATTTTCCGCCAGGCTTGCACCCGTGGGCTTTGCAAATGAAGAACAGTTTTTGGCGGCCATCCTGCCCTCTGAACAAAAGACTGAGCTGGCGGCCATGGCCAAAAAACTGGATGAGCGTCAAACAGATCTAAAAGCCAGGCAGAAGGATCGGGAAACGCGCCTGGCCACGGAAATGGCCCGCAAGATCACCGACAAGTCGCGGGAAGAGCTTGAGCCCCAACTCAAGGAACACGAGGAAGCCCTGAAAGAGCTGCGGGACATCATTGCCGGTCTCAAACACAAGCTGAGTGAAAATGCCGCTGCAAAGGAGCGGATCAAGGAAAAGCAGGCAGCTATCGAGGCCCAGAAAAAAGAGTGCCGCAGGTGGGAAAACCTGCACGAATTGATCGGCTCCGCCGACGGCAGGAAATACCGCAATTTTATCCAGGGGCTGACCTTCGAAATCATGATCGGTCACGCCAATCGGCAACTGCGCAAGATGAGCGACCGCTACCTGCTGCTCCGTGATGAGACTTTGCCGCTGGAACTAAACGTGGTCGACAACTACCAGGCGGGAGAGATTCGCTCCACGAAGAATCTTTCCGGCGGCGAGAGCTTTATCGTCAGCCTGTCCCTGGCACTGGGTTTGTCCCAGATGGCCAGCAAGAACGTCCGGGTGGATTCGCTCTTCCTGGATGAAGGCTTCGGTACCCTGGACGAGGAAGCCCTCGACACCGCGTTGGAAACCCTAGCGGGCCTGCAGCAGGACGGCAAGCTGATCGGCGTTATTTCACACGTCCCGGCCCTGAAGGAGCGGATCGGCGCCCAGATTCAGGTCATACCGCAAACCGGCGGCCGGAGCCGCATTTCCGGGCCGGGCTGCGGCAAAAGACCCGCCGCGACGTAGCCGGAGCGATTCCCGGTTTTCACGTCTCATACCAAGCTGAAATCAGCGGCGCGTAATCGTTACAAAATAAAAATGATGACTTTTTTGCCGTCTGCGGCTAGACTGATAGAACTTGAAACTTCAGCCGCCAAGACATTTATCGCAACAATCAGGTAGCGTGACCCCATGAACCCTTACGTGAAATTCAAGCCTCAGGAACGCAAAGTCGCCTATTTTTCCATGGAGGTGGGCTTGCGGCCGGAAATTCCGACCTACTCGGGCGGCCTCGGCATTCTGGCCGGCGACACCCTCAAGTCATTCGCCGATCTGACGGTGCCGGCCGTGGGCGTCACCCTGCTCTACACCAAAGGCTATTTCCATCAGGAAACCGATCCGGAGGGCAATCAGATCGAGATTCCGGTAAACTGGCGGCCGGCCGATTATCTGACCTTGCTGCGGGACAAGGTGACCGGATGGTCGATCGGCCCCCGTCATATTCAGGAACAAATGGCAACCAGGACCGTTGATCTGGTCGACGCCGAGGATCTGTATAATAAACTCGAGCAGCAGATCATTCCCTGTTTTTATCAAAACCGCCCCCAGTGGATGGCCATGATGGCTTATAACATCGCCCTGAACGGCTCGTTTTTCAACACGCATCGCATGGTCTCTCAATATGTGCTGGAAGCCTATTTCCAATAACCCTTCTCCCCGGGTTTTCAGCGCCAACTAATTTATAACTGTATGGCTATCTTAGAGGTCGCATGGACGAACATCAGGATCAAGAAACCGAAAGACCACTGAAACAACCCCCGCTGGCGACGATCAAGCCGCCGGATCTGGCCGCCGAGCTCGAATCTCATCGCGGAGAAAAACACGTCATCGTTCTGCAGGAGTTTCCGGACCCGGACGCCATCGCTTCCGGCTTTGCCCACCAGACCATTTGCCGCGCCTTTGATATTCAGACCATCCTGCTGTATTGCGGGCGCGTCAGTCATCAGCAGAATATCGCCCTGGTCAAGCTGCTGGGGATCGAACTGGTTCAATATGACAATTCCCTGGATCTGAGTCCATTCAATGGCGCGGTGTTTCTCGACAACCAGGGCACCACCGCCGGCCCCCTGCCCATGGCCCTGAAGGAAAACAAGATTCCGGCCCTGATGGTCATTGATCACCATGAGCCCCAGGATGGCGTAGAACCGGTGTTCAGGGATATCCGCCCGAAAATGGGAGCTACCGCTTCAATTTACGCCCAATACCTAAAAAATGGTATTATAGAAATGAAAACCACCGACAAGAGCCATATCATGATGGCTACCGCACTGACCCACGGCATCATCACCGATACCAACGGTTTTGTTCATGCCGGCGAAGAAGATTTTCAGGCCGCCGAATTTCTCTCGCGTTTCCGGGATGCGGATATGCTCGCGCAGATCATGAATCAATCCCGCTCCAAACAAACCATGAAGGTTATTCATAAGGCCCTCGGCAGCCGTAAGGTCGTCGAGAGTTTTTCCCTGTCCGGGGTCGGTTACCTGCGGGCCGATGACCGTGACGCCATTCCCCAGGCGGCCGATTTTCTGCTCACCGAAGAAAATGTTCACACGGCCATTGTCTACGGCATCGTCAGCGGGGAAAACTGGGAAGAAGCGGTAGTCGGATCGATGCGCACCAAGCGCATCACCGTCGATCCCGACCAGTTCATCAAAGAGGCCTTCGGCAAGGATGCCAGGGGGCAGTATTTCGGCGGCGGGAAAATGTCGGCCGGAGGTTTTCACATTCCCATCGGCTTTCTTTCCGGTGGCGAAGGTTCCGACTATCGTGAGCGCAAATGGGATCTTTTCGACAAACAGATCCTACAGAAAATTTTTCTGAAGATCGGGGCCAAAACTAATAAAGTGGCAGAGGAAGAATGAGGCTTGGCCCCGCCAGAGCGCCCTTGATTTATCCGGCGTCCGGGCTTTCGGGAGCACAAAGGCTCGACGAAAAACGGCGTGATGATGGAGTTTTAACCTAAACGAGAGACATTTTAATGCCAGCCAGCAAAGCCACGCTCAAAGTTCTGATTCTCGATGCGGCCAGCGGCTTTTACCGTTGGCAACGTTTTGCGGTCGGCGATTTTTTCGGACCGGTGGATCTCGGAATTCATCTGGCTTTCAAGCATAATGCCCTGACCATCGGCGCCGGACTGCTGGCAGGTTCGGTTTTTCCCGGCACCAACCGGTTGATCTTTGCCGGCATTTCCCCTTGTTGGCATGGTTTCTATATCTCGTCCATGGGGGGCGGCCATGGTTTTCGACAATCTGGGCATCAACCTGCTCAGCCTTATCTGCAAAGCGGCGCGACCCTCACTATTATACCTGAACCGCAATCACGGCGAGGAGATCGAAGTCGAACTGGTCGAGGTCATGCCCGAACGAATCTGGGAAAGCGGCCGCCAAGGGGTCTATGCCGTGATGGATCGGGCCGTTGAGCTGTTTTCTTCAAGATACACCAACGACCCGCGCGTGCTGGCCGTCGGTCCCGCAGCTCACTGTAGCGACTTCGGAGCCATCGCTTCCGCACCTTTGAAAAAAGGCCGGGTAAGCTCTGCCGATACCTGGGCCGGCCGGGGCGGTTTTGGCAGTAAACTGCTGCAGGAGCACGGCCTCATCGGGATCATCTACGGCGGCACCCATATCGATGAGGATTTTCGCGACCGTTCCGTGGCCGATGAATGGTTTCAGGAAAAATTCAATCAACGCATGGCGGCCAAAGACTTAGAGGTCACCACCAAATACCGTTACGATCCGAAATTCAAGACCGGGGGAACCTTCGGCATTAACTACGCCGCCATGGATGACGAACTTCTGGCCTTTAACTACCGCAGCATTTACTGGAGCCAGAAAACGCGTCGAGAGCTGCACGAACGCTTGATTCTCAATCATTATCTCAAACAGTTTAATGAAGAAACCATTCAGGGCAAACAGCAGAGCACTTGTGGTGAACCCTGCGCGGCGATCTGTAAAAAATTAAATGGCCCCTACAAAAAAGACTACGAACCCTACCAGGCCATGGGTCCTCTGTGCGGCATCTTCGATCAGCGCGCCGCCGAACAGCTAAACCACCGGGTCGACCAGCTCGGTTTCGATGCCATCTCCGCCGGCGGCACCCTCGCCTTCCTCATGGACTGCCTCGACGAGGGACTACTGAGCCCGGCGGAACTCGGAGTGAACCGCTTACCGCGCTGGAATCCGACTGATTTCGCGGTGGTTGAAGATTCCCGCCACAACGCCGAACTGGGCCTGGCCCTGCTGGAGCAGATGACCCGCCGCGACGGAAAAATCAACTTGAGTTTCGGGGTCAGAAAATTTGTCCGTAATCTCGCCCGAGTAAAAGGCACGGCAATACGGGATCGTTTTGTCTGTAATGCCTTCGCCCGCCAGGGCTGGATGGTACCCAACCAATACTGGACCCCAGGCGTGCTGGCTCCGATGGCGATCACGGGCAAATACTATATGTGCTACGGCCGCGATTTTCTTCCCCCGCGCGGACTCGGGCGGGAAAATGCCCGGCGTATGATCAAGGAGCTGATGCTCGACAATCTCGGGATCTGCCGTTTTCACCGAGCTTGGGCGGAAACCATGATTCCAGAAATCATGGAAAAACTTTTCTCCCAAAAAGACGCTTTTCTTCGTTCTCTGAGCCTGACTGCAAGCCGGATCACCAGCCGTAACGCCTCGGTCTTCTGGGAATCGGAACGCAATCTCGACATCATCTTCACCTTTCTGAAAAACAAACAGGAAGACAACTACGTCAGGCATCCGGAGCTCGAATACTGGCTGGACTTTTTCAACCGGGATAAACACGCCGCCGCCTATGAGTTCTGGTACGAGATGCACAAAGGCATTCATGAAATGCTGCGCGAGTTTCCGGTGTGAAGGGTTAACCACTAGGAAACAGCAATTTCGACAAGCAGATGTCCCCAAGGGCTGTTCGCGCGGACGCCTCCAGCGCGGTTAACTGAGCTTCGCCAAAGCCGTCAGTCGACGGCAGTCGAAAAATTTTTGATCAGGGCCAGAAAATCGGTATAAGTCTTCGTCCGCAGAAGCTGTTCGGCCAGGTTTTCCCGCCGGGCCAGCCGGGCGATATCCGCGCTCAGTTCAAGATGGACCACCGGGTCGTCATCCGGAGTGAGCAGCAGGAAAATGATATGGGCTGGGTTGCCGTCGGGAGCGTCGAAATCGATACCTGAATCGGAAATCCCAGCCACGACCAGGGGCTCCCGCAAGCCTGCGATGCGAGCATGAGGCAAGGCCACGCCATTGCCGATTCCGGTGCTCAGGGTTTGTTCGCGTTCCCAGACTGCAGCGGTCATGGCCTCGGCATCACGGCCGAGATTCTCCGCCGCCAGGGTCGCCAGTTCCGTAATCGTCTGGCACCTGAAATCGCCTTTAAGTTCGCGGATGAAATTTTTCGCCGCCAGGACGTTCTGCAATCGCCGACTGGTTTTCGGACACAGAATCAGGCGCATGCCGGTACCGCTGATCATCGAAGTGAGCATGGCCATGACCACCAGGGCCACGAACAGGCGATCATCGATCAGTCCCGCCCGCAAAGCCAGCAACCCCAGAATAATCCCCATGGCGCCCTGTGAATTCATGGCGAAGGCCACAGCCCATGATTCCCGGACCATCATACCGCCCCGGCGGGCGCCGGCATAGCCGCCGCCGAGTTTGCAGGCGCAAGCGATGACGAGAATGGTCAGCACCAGCCGCGGATCAAAATGGGCCAGGAAATTAACCTTCAGGCCGATACTGGCAAAAAACAAGGGCGCGAAGATAAAGGACACGAAATAGTCGATCGTAACCCGGGTGCGCTCGCGCAGATGAGAGGAATCGCCGATTGCGACCCCGACGAGAAAGGCTCCGAAAATCGCGTGAATGCCGATCCCTTCGGTAAAGGCGGCGCCGAGCAGAGCCAGGGTCAGGGCAAAGCTTAAAACCCCACCCGGCCATTGCGTGTAGGCTTGCAGAAAAGGCAGAAGCCAGTGCACCAGACGACGCCCGAGGGTCAGCATGGCTGCGGCGAAAAGCAGGGTCAACGAAATGGTGATCCCGATATGATGGCCGTGTCCGCCGACCGAATCCATCATGCCCAGAATCACGGCAAAAACAATCCAGCCGAAAATATCGTTGAAAACGGCGGCGCTGACCACGACCATCCCCAGGTCACTGCGGTACAAGCCCATATCCATCAGGGTCTTGGCTATCACCGGCAGGGCCGAGATCGACAGAGCCGTGGCGAAGAACAGAGCGAAAGTCAGCAGTTCTGAAGCCGGATAGCCGCCCATAATTTGAGGGAAAAACCAGGCTCCGGCAAAACCGACGCTGAAGGGAACCACAATACTGCCGATGCCGATGGAAATCCCCAGGCGCCCCTGTCTCCAGATCGTGGACAGGTCAACTTCCAGGCCCGCGACCAGCAGGAAAAGGGCGATCGCCAGAGAGGTGATGGCCTCCAGGGCAATCGCGTTTGGGCCGCTTCCCGGAAAGAGATAGCCCATGCATTCGGGGGCGAGATTTCCCAACACCGTCGGCCCGAGCAAAACCCCGGCCAGCAGTTCGCCAAGAATCGCGGGCTGATGCAGCCGCTGGGCCAGTTCTCCCAAAATTCTGGCCATACCCAGCAAGATTCCGAGCGCCAGGAACATGACCGTAAGATTGAGATGACTCAGATTTTCCATCGACAAAACCCATTTTTTCAGCAAGAAACTTCGATTTAAAGATAAAACAGGCTACTGCGGGAGCAAGCCCCGCAGTAGTTTTCACCCACCAAGAAAAGACCGACCGGGTAACCTGGGCGAAGGCGGTCCTCAAACCGACAGATAATGGCCATCCCAGAAATTTGCCGTCACCTTGACCCGACGAGACTCCTGATAACCCGCTGTCTGAGCGCTTTCCCGAACCAGCACCGGCAGATAATTACGACTGTGGCCGAACCAGGCCGGACCATAAGCCGCATGTTCGATCCGACTTTCAAGCAGAACCTCGAGTTCGCAGCCCAGATTGGTCTCGGCGAAATGATTCCGCTTTGCCCGGCCCAGCGCGCCGAGCACCGCCGCCCGGGCCTTTTTCTCAGCCGCCGGAACCCGGTCCGGCCAAGCCCCAGCCACCGTCTCCGGTCGCGCCGAGTAAGGAAATACATGCAGGTAGGCAAGGTCTGAGTTTTCGATAAAAGCGAGGGTTTCCTGAAAGGCCGCCGCCGTCTCGGCCGGAAAACCGACGATCAGGTCCGTGCCGATCGCCAGACGAGCCCCCCCCACCTGCAGCCGGGAGAAAAGCTCCGTGATCGCCGTCAGCCGATAAGGTCGGCCCATGGCTCCCAGAACCCGGTCACTTACCGCTTGCAGGGAAAGATGCAGGTGTTCGCAGAGCGGCGTCTGCGGATCGAGAAGCAGTTCTATAAGACGCGGAGTGATTTCATGCGGCTGCAGGGAACCCAGACGCAGACGCGGTTCCGGCAAGGCCTGCACCAGAAAATCAAGCAGCGAAGTCAGGGTAATCGGTTCCGCAAGATCGTCGCCATAGCGGCCGATGTGAATACCGGTCAGCACGATTTCCTGAAACCCGGCCTCGGCCAACCGGCGGCATTCGGCCAGCACGGCCGCCGGCGGCAGACTGCGACAACGTCCACGCAGATAAGGAATGATGCAATAGCGGCAAAAGGCGTTGCAGCCATCCTGAATCTTGACCTCGGCCCGGGTCCGACCCGTAACCTCAAGATTTCTCAAACTCTCGATACCAAGTTCCCCGCTCAGGCCGAAAACCGCCGGGACACCGGAAGAAACCCGAGGGGTGGTCAGCCAGGAAACCAGGCTGACCTTGCCCGGATTGCCGACCAGCGCCCCCAGATTTTCCACCTGCAAGGCCTTTTCGCTTTCCGCCATGGCGGCGCAACCGGTCAAAACCAGACAGGCCTCCGGATACAGTTTCCGGACCCGGCGCAAGCATTGCAGACTCTGACGTCCGGCCTCGGCCGTAACCGCACAGCCGTTGACGACCACGGCAGCAAAAGGACCTTGTTCTTCCACCTGCCAACCCTGACGCCGAAACTCCTCGGCCAGGGCCAGACTTTCATAATGATTCACTTTACAGCCCAGGGTTTTAATCAGAACCCGGGGCTTTTCCGACTGCGGCATTGCGCTCATCCCCAAATCATCTCCGGTCACAACCTGGAAAACCGCTGTTCATTCGATCGTACCGCCTCCGAGAAGCCGATCCCCCAGGTAAAAAGCGGCGCCCTGACCCGGGGTCACGGCAAACTGCGGCGTCACGAAATCAATCCGCACCCGGTCCTCCGAGAGCGGAGTCAGGGTGGCGGGGGCCGGACGATGCCGGTAACGGATCTGACATTCCAGCTTCAGGGGCGCGGCCGGAGACGGAACCAGCCAGTTAACCGAGGTCACCTGAAAACTTTGGCGCAGGACCTGTTCCCGGGTTCCCACCAGCAGACGATTCCGCGTCCCATCAAGCGCGCAGACATAAAGCGGCTCAGAATAAGCCACCCCCAACCCCCGGCGTTGCCCGATTGTATAATTCTGCAGGCCCCGGTGCCGGCCCAGAAAGGAACCCTCGAGGCTCGTAATTTCCCCGGGAACCCCGACCAGGCCTTGCCGCAACAAAAAATCCTGATATTTCTCGCCTTGCAGAAAACAGAGTTCCTGGCTTTCCCGGTAACCGCTCAACTCATAACCGACCTCCCGGGCCAAACTCAGAACCTCGCTTTTGAATAACTCTCCAAGCGGAAAAAGGCAACGCCGCAGCCAGGCAGTCGGCACCGCCTGAAGAAAATAACTCTGATCCTTGCCCTGATCCCGGGCCTGATGCCAGGAGATTTCCGTTTCATCCGGGGTTGCCCGCCGCCGCAGATAGTGACCCGTGGCCAGCCCGTCGGCCCGCAGACGCTCGGCCACCCGGCCCAGCAGGACAAACTTGACCCGGGCGTTACAACAAAGACAGGGGTTTGGCGTGCGCGCCTGGCTGTAGGCGGCAAGAAGAGGCTGAACCACCTCCCGGGAAAAAACCTCGGCCCCCGGCTCGATCATCAATTCAAGGCCGAGAAGCGCGGCGGCCCGCGCTGCCCGATCAAGCAACCAGGGGGCATCGGCCCCACCCAGATCAAGCGCTACCGGGATCACCCTGAAGCCCCGGAGCCGCAGCTGCAGGGCCGCCACCATACTGTCGACCCCACCACTGAAACCGAGAACTATTTTTTTGCCGCCGCCAGACAAACACGTCCCCCTTTTCCGAACTTTCGTCAGCCCCAGAAAACTTCAACCAGTCAGCCCCTGCAAGAATCCCGCTTTCAGGCCGGATGAAGTCTTTTTCTTATACCACAATCACGGCAATACCGCGACATTAAAACTGGACGACATCCTTTAATCTGTGCTATGCCCCCAGGTCAGCAATCCACCCATCAGCCGGAGTAAAATCATGTTACTGGGAATAGATGTCGGCGGCACCCATACGGACGCGGTAATCATCGGCCGCGGGGGGGTCGTGGCCACGGCCAAAATCAAAACCGATCATAACGACCTGATAGCCTCGCTGCACAGGGTCTTAAAGCGGATTCTGCAACCAGTACAGGCTTCCTCAATCCGCCGGATCAATCTCAGCACCACCCTGACCACCAATGCCATCGTCGAAGACAAACTTGAGCGAGTCGGTGTCCTTGCGGTTTCCGGACCGGGCCTAGCCGAACCTTTTTTCAACCGCGATCTCGGAGACCACTTTTACCTTTTACCCGGCTCGATCGACCACCGCGGAGCTCAGCGCGAGGCTCTGCATAAAAACGCCACCGCTGCCGCGCTGGCCGACTGCCGGCAGCAAGATCTTCGGGTTTACGCGGTGGCCGCCAAGTTCTCCACGCGCAACCCCGACATGGAACTGGAACTTGCCGGCCGGCTTGCCGGACAGTCGGACTTCACAACCATCGGACACCGCATCTCCGGCAATCTCAATTTCCCCCGTCGCCTGGCAACCGCCTATTATAACTCGGCGGTCTGGCGCGGCTACAACAGCTTTGCCGATGCCATGGCCGCCGGCCTCAGCAATTTCAATCTGGACGCCCCGCTTAACATCCTCAAAGCCGATGGCGGCACGATCGACTTTGCCAATTCCCGGCGCAACCCGGTCCAGACCATTCTCTCCGGACCCGCCGCCAGTGTCATGGGCATTATCGCCCTGAACCCGATTACGGAGGATGCGATCATTCTAGATATCGGCGGCACGACCACGGATATCGCCATCTTTGCCGACGGCGCTCCGCTGCTTGAAAAAGACGGTGTGACCTTCGGCGGGCGGGCCACCCTGGTCCGGGCGATAACGAGCAGGCCAATCGGCATCGGCGGCGATTCAGCCATCACGACGACCAGCGACGGCGCCATCAGCGTCGGCCCTTGGCGACGGGGTCCGGCTCTGGCTTTTGACGGACCGCAAGCCACCCTGATCGATGCCTGCAATTTTAAAAATTTGTGCCGACTCGGCCGTCCGGAAAAATCAATCGCCGGCATCAACCGTCTGGCGGCAGCACTGGCCATTTCCGGCGCAGAGGTCGCAACCCGGGCAATCCGCTTCGCCCTGGACAAAATTTATCGGGCCACCGAACGGCTTCTGGCTGAAATCAATCAGAAACCAGTCTATACCGTGGCCGAAGTTCTGCACGGGAAAACCATCCAACCGAAACAACTGCACATCATGGGAGGGCCGGCCGCCATTCTGGCGCCACTTCTGGGTGAG is a window from the Pseudomonadota bacterium genome containing:
- a CDS encoding hydantoinase/oxoprolinase family protein, producing MLLGIDVGGTHTDAVIIGRGGVVATAKIKTDHNDLIASLHRVLKRILQPVQASSIRRINLSTTLTTNAIVEDKLERVGVLAVSGPGLAEPFFNRDLGDHFYLLPGSIDHRGAQREALHKNATAAALADCRQQDLRVYAVAAKFSTRNPDMELELAGRLAGQSDFTTIGHRISGNLNFPRRLATAYYNSAVWRGYNSFADAMAAGLSNFNLDAPLNILKADGGTIDFANSRRNPVQTILSGPAASVMGIIALNPITEDAIILDIGGTTTDIAIFADGAPLLEKDGVTFGGRATLVRAITSRPIGIGGDSAITTTSDGAISVGPWRRGPALAFDGPQATLIDACNFKNLCRLGRPEKSIAGINRLAAALAISGAEVATRAIRFALDKIYRATERLLAEINQKPVYTVAEVLHGKTIQPKQLHIMGGPAAILAPLLGETFALPTWVPENYAVANAIGAALTRPTMEINLFADTSKKEMLIPNLGLREAVGSSYTLTEARRDGVARLSLYLKQNGHPELEEQEVSVTEAETFNMIDDYTAGSSRSIRVSCQIRPGLDNTWLKEVRNHAD
- a CDS encoding cation:proton antiporter — translated: MENLSHLNLTVMFLALGILLGMARILGELAQRLHQPAILGELLAGVLLGPTVLGNLAPECMGYLFPGSGPNAIALEAITSLAIALFLLVAGLEVDLSTIWRQGRLGISIGIGSIVVPFSVGFAGAWFFPQIMGGYPASELLTFALFFATALSISALPVIAKTLMDMGLYRSDLGMVVVSAAVFNDIFGWIVFAVILGMMDSVGGHGHHIGITISLTLLFAAAMLTLGRRLVHWLLPFLQAYTQWPGGVLSFALTLALLGAAFTEGIGIHAIFGAFLVGVAIGDSSHLRERTRVTIDYFVSFIFAPLFFASIGLKVNFLAHFDPRLVLTILVIACACKLGGGYAGARRGGMMVRESWAVAFAMNSQGAMGIILGLLALRAGLIDDRLFVALVVMAMLTSMISGTGMRLILCPKTSRRLQNVLAAKNFIRELKGDFRCQTITELATLAAENLGRDAEAMTAAVWEREQTLSTGIGNGVALPHARIAGLREPLVVAGISDSGIDFDAPDGNPAHIIFLLLTPDDDPVVHLELSADIARLARRENLAEQLLRTKTYTDFLALIKNFSTAVD
- the mnmA gene encoding tRNA 2-thiouridine(34) synthase MnmA, which produces MSGGGKKIVLGFSGGVDSMVAALQLRLRGFRVIPVALDLGGADAPWLLDRAARAAALLGLELMIEPGAEVFSREVVQPLLAAYSQARTPNPCLCCNARVKFVLLGRVAERLRADGLATGHYLRRRATPDETEISWHQARDQGKDQSYFLQAVPTAWLRRCLFPLGELFKSEVLSLAREVGYELSGYRESQELCFLQGEKYQDFLLRQGLVGVPGEITSLEGSFLGRHRGLQNYTIGQRRGLGVAYSEPLYVCALDGTRNRLLVGTREQVLRQSFQVTSVNWLVPSPAAPLKLECQIRYRHRPAPATLTPLSEDRVRIDFVTPQFAVTPGQGAAFYLGDRLLGGGTIE
- the mtaB gene encoding tRNA (N(6)-L-threonylcarbamoyladenosine(37)-C(2))-methylthiotransferase MtaB, with translation MSAMPQSEKPRVLIKTLGCKVNHYESLALAEEFRRQGWQVEEQGPFAAVVVNGCAVTAEAGRQSLQCLRRVRKLYPEACLVLTGCAAMAESEKALQVENLGALVGNPGKVSLVSWLTTPRVSSGVPAVFGLSGELGIESLRNLEVTGRTRAEVKIQDGCNAFCRYCIIPYLRGRCRSLPPAAVLAECRRLAEAGFQEIVLTGIHIGRYGDDLAEPITLTSLLDFLVQALPEPRLRLGSLQPHEITPRLIELLLDPQTPLCEHLHLSLQAVSDRVLGAMGRPYRLTAITELFSRLQVGGARLAIGTDLIVGFPAETAAAFQETLAFIENSDLAYLHVFPYSARPETVAGAWPDRVPAAEKKARAAVLGALGRAKRNHFAETNLGCELEVLLESRIEHAAYGPAWFGHSRNYLPVLVRESAQTAGYQESRRVKVTANFWDGHYLSV
- a CDS encoding bifunctional oligoribonuclease/PAP phosphatase NrnA translates to MDEHQDQETERPLKQPPLATIKPPDLAAELESHRGEKHVIVLQEFPDPDAIASGFAHQTICRAFDIQTILLYCGRVSHQQNIALVKLLGIELVQYDNSLDLSPFNGAVFLDNQGTTAGPLPMALKENKIPALMVIDHHEPQDGVEPVFRDIRPKMGATASIYAQYLKNGIIEMKTTDKSHIMMATALTHGIITDTNGFVHAGEEDFQAAEFLSRFRDADMLAQIMNQSRSKQTMKVIHKALGSRKVVESFSLSGVGYLRADDRDAIPQAADFLLTEENVHTAIVYGIVSGENWEEAVVGSMRTKRITVDPDQFIKEAFGKDARGQYFGGGKMSAGGFHIPIGFLSGGEGSDYRERKWDLFDKQILQKIFLKIGAKTNKVAEEE